The genomic interval CCCGATCCTGTTGCCGCGCAACGGGCATGCTGACGACTAGTTGCGCGGTTCCCGGCGCTTGCGCCTTTGATTGCTCAGGCAGGGGCCGACATCATGAACGATCGTCTCAAACTCTTCATCCTCGCGGGCGAGCCCTCCGGTGACCGGATTGCGGCTGACCTGATCGAGCGCCTGAAGCTTCGCGTGCCGCTGGCATTCACCGGTGTCGGTGGCGACTATCTGCAGGCGCAGGGTATGCGGTCGCTGTTCCCGATGAGCGATCTGTCGGTGATGGGCATCACCGATGTGGTACTGCGCCTGCCGCTGCTGCTCGGTCGCATCCGGCAGACCGCCAAGGTCATTCGCGACGCCAATCCCGACATTGTCGTGTTGGTCGATTCCCAGGACTTTTCAAAGCTCTTGGCCAAGCGGCTGAAGAAGCTGGGCTACGCCGGTAAGCTCATTCTGTACGTGTCCCCGTCCGTCTGGGCACGCTCGCCCAAGCGGGCACCCAAGCTGGCCCCGCTGTTTGATGAAGTACTGGCGGTGCTGCCATTTGAGCCAGCGGTCATGGAGCGCCTTGGCGGACCACTAACCAGTTACGTCGGCCATCCCGCGCTGCATGAGCGCCTGGTGCGTCCCTCTGTCGACCGTGGACCCGTAGTCCTGCTGCCGGGTAGTCGTGACGGGGAATTGCGCCGCCATCTGCCGCTGATGCGGGAACTGGTTGAAAAGCTGGCGGGCCATCCCGCCATTGATGGTTTTGTTATTCCAACGCTACCGACGCTTAAGACGC from Devosia sp. 2618 carries:
- a CDS encoding lipid-A-disaccharide synthase, whose protein sequence is MNDRLKLFILAGEPSGDRIAADLIERLKLRVPLAFTGVGGDYLQAQGMRSLFPMSDLSVMGITDVVLRLPLLLGRIRQTAKVIRDANPDIVVLVDSQDFSKLLAKRLKKLGYAGKLILYVSPSVWARSPKRAPKLAPLFDEVLAVLPFEPAVMERLGGPLTSYVGHPALHERLVRPSVDRGPVVLLPGSRDGELRRHLPLMRELVEKLAGHPAIDGFVIPTLPTLKTRMENAVANWAAPVRIESERSARSEVYNQAVMAVAVSGTVTLELALAQVPMLVAYNMDPYQTRYYDMHGRPPVSLPNIILGRVAVPELIEGKLDVWALINEAKTLLDNKKARQDQIDAFSELSMLMENGGARFPKQDPADRVLAHFSRS